A single genomic interval of Litoreibacter ponti harbors:
- a CDS encoding OsmC family protein, whose product MSVNTGSARWSGGLKDGKGQVSTGSGALSDQPYGFNTRFEDEPGTNPEELIGAAHASCFSMALSMILGEHELTADEIKTVAEVTLEQKDGGFAVTKSHLFVAAKVPGASEAAFMDAATTAKENCPISKLLDCEITMDAELVS is encoded by the coding sequence ATGTCAGTGAACACCGGATCGGCCCGCTGGAGCGGCGGCTTGAAGGACGGCAAGGGCCAGGTTTCGACCGGGTCGGGCGCGCTCAGCGACCAGCCCTATGGCTTCAACACCCGTTTCGAGGACGAGCCGGGCACGAACCCCGAAGAGCTGATCGGGGCGGCGCACGCGTCGTGCTTTTCAATGGCGCTGTCGATGATCCTAGGCGAGCATGAGCTGACCGCCGACGAGATCAAGACCGTGGCGGAGGTGACGCTGGAACAAAAAGATGGCGGGTTCGCGGTCACCAAATCGCATCTGTTCGTCGCCGCGAAAGTGCCCGGCGCCAGCGAAGCGGCCTTCATGGACGCCGCAACGACGGCGAAAGAGAACTGTCCGATCTCGAAATTGCTCGACTGCGAGATCACGATGGATGCGGAACTGGTGAGCTAA
- a CDS encoding DEAD/DEAH box helicase has translation MTKFSDLKLHTKVLKAIDEVGYTDPTPIQAGAIPPALEGRDVLGIAQTGTGKTASFTLPMITLLNRGRARARMPRSLVLAPTRELAAQVAENFDLYAKYTKLTKALLIGGVSFKEQDQLIDKGVDVLIATPGRLLDHFERGKLILTDVKVMVVDEADRMLDMGFIPDIERIFGLTPFTRQTLFFSATMAPEIERITNTFLSNPERIEVARQATASETITQQVFELPGTRRDAQAKQKRDFLRKLIDQEGEKVTNGIIFCNRKVDVDIVAKSLKKYGHDAEPIHGDLDQSHRTRTLDGFRDGKIRFLVASDVAARGLDIPNVSHVFNFDVPSHAEDYVHRIGRTGRAGREGAAMMISTPRDEKLLAAIEDLIKTTIPRGDVGEQAAPASKPSEAEAAGEAEDKPKKSRSRSRSRSKKAEDAPVEAKVEEAAPEVKPEEAPKPEPRAEAKSDDKPKRSRSRGGRGNNDRGPKVVGLGDHLPDFIAHSFDERREAS, from the coding sequence ATGACAAAATTCTCTGACCTGAAGCTCCACACCAAAGTTCTCAAAGCGATCGACGAGGTCGGCTACACTGATCCGACGCCCATTCAGGCCGGCGCGATCCCGCCCGCGCTCGAAGGCCGCGACGTGCTTGGCATCGCCCAGACCGGCACCGGCAAGACCGCCAGTTTCACGCTGCCGATGATCACGCTGCTGAACCGGGGGCGCGCCCGCGCCCGGATGCCCCGCTCGCTTGTGCTGGCCCCCACGCGGGAGCTGGCAGCCCAAGTGGCCGAAAACTTCGACCTGTATGCGAAATACACCAAGCTCACGAAGGCCCTGCTGATCGGCGGCGTGTCCTTCAAAGAGCAAGACCAGCTGATCGACAAGGGCGTCGACGTGCTGATCGCCACGCCCGGCCGCCTGCTTGATCATTTCGAGCGCGGCAAGCTGATCCTGACCGACGTCAAGGTGATGGTGGTCGACGAGGCCGACCGGATGCTCGACATGGGCTTCATCCCCGATATCGAGCGCATCTTCGGCCTGACGCCCTTCACCCGCCAAACCCTGTTCTTCTCCGCCACCATGGCGCCAGAGATCGAGCGGATCACCAACACGTTCCTGTCGAACCCCGAGCGGATCGAAGTGGCCCGACAGGCCACGGCGTCCGAGACGATCACTCAACAGGTGTTCGAGCTGCCCGGCACCCGCCGCGACGCCCAGGCCAAGCAAAAGCGCGACTTCCTGCGCAAGCTGATCGACCAGGAGGGCGAGAAGGTCACCAACGGCATCATCTTCTGCAACCGCAAGGTGGATGTCGATATCGTCGCCAAGTCGTTGAAGAAATACGGCCACGATGCCGAACCGATCCATGGTGATCTCGACCAGTCCCACCGCACGCGCACGCTCGACGGCTTCCGCGATGGCAAGATCCGCTTCCTCGTGGCCTCCGACGTGGCCGCGCGCGGGCTCGACATCCCGAATGTGAGCCACGTGTTCAACTTCGACGTCCCCTCCCACGCGGAAGACTATGTGCACCGTATCGGGCGCACCGGTCGCGCGGGCCGCGAAGGCGCCGCGATGATGATCTCGACGCCGCGCGACGAGAAACTGCTGGCCGCCATTGAAGACCTGATCAAAACGACGATCCCCCGCGGCGACGTGGGCGAGCAGGCGGCCCCCGCCTCCAAACCGTCCGAGGCGGAAGCCGCAGGCGAGGCAGAGGACAAGCCGAAGAAATCCCGTTCGCGGTCGCGGTCCCGCTCGAAGAAGGCCGAAGACGCACCGGTCGAGGCGAAAGTTGAAGAGGCCGCACCAGAGGTTAAGCCCGAAGAGGCACCGAAGCCAGAGCCGCGTGCGGAGGCGAAGTCAGACGATAAGCCCAAACGCTCCCGCTCTCGCGGTGGGCGGGGCAACAATGACCGCGGCCCCAAGGTCGTAGGCCTAGGCGATCACCTGCCCGACTTCATCGCTCACAGCTTCGATGAGCGCCGCGAAGCCAGCTAA
- a CDS encoding NAD(P)/FAD-dependent oxidoreductase — MADRLRVVIVGAGFGGLSAAKELSRAPVDITLIDQQNHHLFQPLLYQVATAALTPAEIAVPIRQVLRKQDNVRVVMDRVEAVSTAEKTVRCESGQDIPYDALVLATGARHSYFGNDDWAEHAPGLKTLDDAFALREKILRAFEHAEIVAESDPAAARRLQSFVVIGAGPTGVEMAGAIAELAASLMRDFRHLDAANTRVILVEGGPRVLPSFAESLSARAQSDLESLGVEVRVNTMVSDISSDRVTTGNGVIEAGTVIWAAGVKASPAARWLGLRPGHVEVDETLRPEGLEDVYVIGDTARLEVDGAPLPGIAPVAKQMGQYVGRRLAAAAKGAAFTEHFRYRDAGALATIGRNRAVADIFGLKLTGFIGWLLWGAAHVYFLIGFKNRLFVVLHWLWSYVTWQRGVRLIMHDAPKLSKRV, encoded by the coding sequence ATGGCAGACCGTCTTCGCGTCGTGATTGTGGGTGCGGGCTTTGGCGGATTATCCGCCGCGAAAGAGCTCAGCCGCGCCCCGGTCGACATCACGCTGATTGACCAGCAAAACCACCATCTGTTCCAGCCGCTGCTTTACCAGGTTGCCACCGCCGCGCTGACCCCTGCGGAGATCGCCGTGCCGATCCGACAGGTGCTGCGCAAGCAGGACAACGTGCGTGTGGTGATGGACCGGGTCGAGGCTGTTTCGACCGCCGAGAAAACCGTGCGCTGCGAAAGCGGGCAGGACATCCCCTATGACGCGCTGGTGCTGGCGACCGGCGCGCGGCATTCGTATTTCGGCAATGACGATTGGGCGGAGCATGCGCCGGGGCTGAAGACCCTCGATGATGCCTTTGCGCTGCGCGAGAAGATCCTGCGCGCGTTCGAACATGCTGAAATCGTGGCGGAAAGTGATCCGGCCGCCGCGCGGCGGCTGCAAAGCTTTGTTGTGATTGGGGCCGGTCCGACCGGGGTCGAGATGGCGGGCGCGATTGCCGAATTGGCCGCATCGCTGATGCGCGACTTCCGGCATCTGGACGCCGCGAACACACGGGTGATCCTTGTCGAAGGCGGCCCGCGCGTGCTGCCGAGCTTTGCCGAGAGCCTGTCCGCGCGGGCGCAATCTGATCTGGAAAGTCTGGGCGTCGAGGTGCGGGTGAACACGATGGTCAGTGACATCTCCAGCGACCGTGTGACGACCGGCAACGGCGTGATCGAGGCCGGTACGGTGATCTGGGCGGCGGGCGTCAAAGCCTCGCCGGCCGCGCGCTGGTTGGGCCTGCGCCCGGGCCATGTGGAGGTCGACGAGACGTTGCGCCCGGAAGGTTTGGAAGACGTCTATGTCATCGGCGATACCGCCCGGTTGGAGGTTGACGGCGCGCCCTTGCCGGGCATCGCGCCGGTTGCAAAACAGATGGGGCAGTATGTTGGCCGAAGGCTCGCTGCAGCTGCGAAAGGCGCCGCATTCACCGAACACTTCCGCTACCGCGATGCGGGGGCGCTGGCGACAATTGGGCGCAACCGCGCGGTGGCGGATATCTTTGGATTGAAGTTAACGGGCTTCATCGGCTGGCTGCTCTGGGGCGCCGCCCATGTCTACTTCCTGATCGGCTTCAAGAACCGGCTGTTCGTCGTGTTGCACTGGCTGTGGTCATACGTGACTTGGCAGCGGGGCGTGCGGCTGATCATGCATGACGCACCCAAACTCTCGAAGAGAGTTTGA
- a CDS encoding ribonuclease J, protein MAGERLVYLPLGGAGEVGMNMYLYGYGKPNKERFILVDMGVTFPDMDGTPGVDLIFPDIEWIAARADRLDAIFITHAHEDHVGAVGHLYDRLRAPIYARKFTSHIARLKMEEHGYSGEEIEVVGPMPHQVQVGAFKVGLMPISHSIPESSALVIDTPEGRVVHSGDFKIDETPGLGEPFDREAFGSLGPVKALICDSTNVFSRHEGRSESTVGPNIVPIVREAEGLVVATTFASNIARVRTLAQAGVDAGRSVVLLGRSMQKMVRAGLETGVVTDFPPYLAPEEAGDIPRQNLMILATGSQGERRAATAQLSRGKFLGFSLKEGDTVIFSSKTIPGNETSVGQIVNNFSEMGVDVIDDKMADIHVSGHANRPDLEEMHRLVKPQILVPNHGEHRMLREHATIGEAGGIASVVAPNGTMVSLSGNRPEVVEFIETGRLYLDGAVQIGALDGIVRDRIRMALNGQVVVGVLIDEDDEALEPWVELRGLAEMGRSKAPLADVLEEELGQFLGRANGATISDDDKLEEQLRRIVRNTSQSEIGKKPEVVVLISRLTA, encoded by the coding sequence ATGGCAGGCGAACGACTGGTCTATCTGCCCCTCGGCGGGGCGGGCGAAGTAGGCATGAACATGTACCTTTACGGGTACGGAAAACCGAACAAGGAGCGCTTCATCCTCGTGGATATGGGCGTGACCTTCCCCGATATGGACGGCACGCCGGGAGTGGATCTGATCTTCCCCGATATCGAATGGATCGCCGCGCGGGCCGACCGGCTGGACGCGATCTTCATCACCCATGCGCATGAGGATCACGTGGGCGCGGTTGGGCATCTCTATGACCGTCTGCGCGCGCCGATCTATGCGCGCAAGTTCACCTCGCATATCGCGCGGCTGAAGATGGAAGAGCATGGCTATAGCGGGGAAGAGATTGAGGTGGTCGGCCCGATGCCCCATCAGGTGCAGGTGGGCGCGTTCAAGGTGGGCTTGATGCCGATCTCGCACTCGATCCCGGAATCGAGCGCGCTGGTCATCGACACCCCAGAGGGGCGCGTGGTGCATTCCGGCGACTTCAAGATCGACGAGACGCCCGGTCTGGGCGAGCCGTTCGACCGCGAGGCGTTCGGCTCCCTTGGGCCGGTGAAAGCGCTGATCTGCGACTCGACGAATGTCTTTTCGCGTCACGAAGGCCGCTCGGAATCGACGGTCGGCCCCAACATCGTGCCCATCGTGCGCGAGGCCGAAGGGCTGGTCGTGGCGACCACCTTTGCCTCCAACATCGCGCGGGTGCGCACCTTGGCGCAGGCGGGCGTGGATGCGGGGCGCTCGGTCGTGCTGCTGGGGCGCTCGATGCAGAAGATGGTCCGCGCGGGGCTCGAGACCGGCGTGGTCACGGACTTTCCGCCCTATCTGGCCCCGGAGGAGGCCGGCGATATCCCGCGCCAGAACCTAATGATCCTGGCGACCGGCTCACAAGGTGAGCGGCGCGCCGCGACCGCGCAGCTGTCGCGCGGCAAGTTCCTTGGGTTCTCTCTGAAAGAGGGTGACACGGTGATTTTCTCGTCGAAGACGATCCCGGGCAACGAGACGTCCGTGGGGCAGATCGTCAACAATTTCAGCGAGATGGGCGTCGATGTGATCGACGACAAGATGGCCGATATCCATGTGTCGGGCCATGCCAACCGCCCCGATCTGGAAGAAATGCACCGGCTGGTGAAGCCGCAGATTCTTGTGCCGAACCATGGCGAGCACCGGATGCTGCGCGAGCATGCGACGATTGGCGAGGCGGGCGGCATCGCCTCTGTCGTGGCACCCAATGGCACGATGGTGTCGCTGTCGGGCAACCGCCCCGAGGTGGTCGAGTTCATCGAGACGGGGCGTTTGTACCTTGATGGCGCGGTGCAGATCGGCGCGCTGGACGGCATCGTGCGCGACCGCATCCGCATGGCGCTGAACGGCCAGGTGGTTGTGGGCGTGCTGATCGACGAGGATGACGAGGCGCTCGAGCCTTGGGTCGAGCTGCGCGGGCTGGCCGAGATGGGCCGCTCCAAGGCGCCGCTGGCCGATGTGCTGGAGGAAGAGCTGGGGCAGTTCCTGGGGCGTGCCAATGGCGCGACGATCAGCGACGACGACAAGCTCGAAGAGCAGCTGCGCCGCATCGTGCGCAACACGTCGCAATCGGAGATCGGCAAGAAGCCGGAAGTCGTGGTGCTGATCTCTAGGCTGACCGCTTGA
- a CDS encoding type III pantothenate kinase, whose product MLLAIDCGNTNTVFSIWDGERFIATWRTSTEWQRTADQYYVWLSSLMAFQKIDVEITEVIVSSTVPRVVFNLRVFADRYFNTRPIVVGKEGCVLPVDVRVDEGTAVGPDRLVNTVAGYDLYGGDLIVVDFGTATTFDVVDRDGAYIGGVIAPGVNLSLEALHQAAAALPHVDITKPQMVIGTNTVACMQSGVFWGYIGLIKEICARIKAEHGREMKVISTGGLAPLFQQSEDLFDEFNDDLTSHGLVVINAYNRKNS is encoded by the coding sequence ATGCTGCTGGCGATTGACTGCGGGAACACCAACACGGTCTTTTCCATCTGGGATGGGGAGCGGTTTATCGCGACGTGGCGCACCTCGACCGAGTGGCAGCGCACGGCGGACCAGTACTACGTCTGGCTGTCCTCGCTGATGGCGTTTCAGAAGATCGACGTGGAGATCACCGAGGTGATCGTGTCCTCGACCGTGCCGCGCGTCGTGTTCAACCTGCGGGTCTTCGCGGACCGCTACTTCAACACCCGTCCCATCGTGGTGGGCAAGGAGGGCTGCGTGCTGCCCGTAGATGTGCGGGTCGACGAAGGCACCGCTGTGGGGCCCGACAGGCTTGTAAATACGGTGGCGGGGTACGATCTGTATGGGGGCGACCTAATTGTGGTCGACTTCGGCACCGCGACGACCTTCGACGTGGTGGACCGGGACGGCGCCTATATCGGCGGCGTCATCGCGCCGGGTGTGAACCTGTCGCTGGAGGCGCTGCATCAGGCCGCCGCCGCACTGCCCCACGTGGACATCACCAAACCGCAGATGGTGATCGGCACAAACACGGTTGCATGTATGCAATCGGGTGTGTTCTGGGGCTATATCGGGCTGATCAAGGAGATTTGCGCCCGCATCAAGGCCGAGCATGGCCGCGAGATGAAAGTCATCTCCACCGGGGGGCTGGCACCATTGTTCCAGCAATCCGAAGACCTATTTGACGAATTCAACGATGACCTGACAAGCCACGGGCTGGTGGTCATCAACGCATATAACAGAAAGAACAGCTAA
- a CDS encoding biotin--[acetyl-CoA-carboxylase] ligase: MSTEPHASLWPEGVDRIIRDEVDSTMAEAARLAPDLRRPTWVMAHRQTAARGRQGRAWVNPEGNLSATLLMRPEGGPADAALRSFMAANALFEALALHVDRTKLAVKWPNDVLLSGGKVAGILLESMGTSQGVEWLAIGVGVNLKAVPDGVQDAAFPPTALAEHGDLVGPEDFLEKLAVNFATEEAIFAELGFGKIREDWLKRAARLGEVITARTSRAEITGTFESIDEAGNLILRTPKGAEVIAAADVYFS; encoded by the coding sequence TTGTCAACTGAGCCGCACGCCTCGCTTTGGCCCGAAGGGGTCGACCGCATCATCCGCGATGAGGTCGACAGCACCATGGCAGAGGCCGCGCGGCTGGCCCCGGACCTAAGACGCCCGACCTGGGTGATGGCCCACCGCCAGACGGCCGCGCGCGGCCGGCAGGGCCGGGCGTGGGTGAACCCGGAAGGCAATCTGTCTGCCACCTTGCTGATGCGCCCCGAAGGCGGGCCCGCTGATGCGGCGCTGCGGTCTTTCATGGCGGCCAATGCGCTTTTCGAGGCGCTGGCGCTGCATGTGGACCGCACCAAGCTGGCGGTGAAATGGCCCAATGACGTGCTGCTGTCGGGCGGCAAGGTCGCGGGCATTTTGCTGGAAAGCATGGGCACGTCGCAGGGGGTGGAATGGCTGGCCATCGGCGTGGGCGTGAACCTGAAGGCGGTGCCCGACGGCGTGCAGGATGCAGCCTTTCCGCCGACCGCGTTGGCCGAGCATGGCGATCTGGTCGGCCCCGAGGATTTTCTTGAGAAGCTGGCGGTGAATTTTGCGACCGAAGAGGCGATCTTCGCAGAGCTGGGTTTCGGAAAAATCCGCGAGGACTGGCTGAAGCGCGCCGCGCGGCTGGGGGAGGTGATCACAGCCCGCACCTCGCGCGCGGAGATCACGGGCACCTTCGAGAGCATCGACGAGGCGGGCAACCTGATCCTGCGCACGCCAAAAGGCGCAGAGGTGATTGCCGCGGCGGATGTCTATTTCTCTTGA
- the nuoN gene encoding NADH-quinone oxidoreductase subunit NuoN yields the protein MIQADLNVVLPEILLAVFAMAALMGGVYTTKDRAAPVILWATSLAFVLLAAWIGFNGEGTQTAFGGAFIDDGFSRFAKVMILLSAAAILLLSQDFMAKHGLFRFEYPILVALAVVGMMMMVSAGDLMALYMGLELQSLSLYVVASLHRDSLKSTEAGLKYFVLGALSSGMLLYGASLVYGYAGTTLFEGILSTMAEGESISLGLLFGLVFVSAGLAFKVSAAPFHMWTPDVYEGSPTPITAFFATAPKVAAMGLFARVVHDAFGGAVADWSQIVAFLSVVSMFLGAIAAIGQRDIKRLMAYSSIAHMGFALMGLAAGTAGGVQAMLVYMAIYVTMNVGTFAFILSMEKDGQPVTDIDALQNYSKQEPGRALAMLVLMFSLAGIPPLVGFFGKFYVLQAAVDAGMAWLAIAGVIASVIGAFYYLRIVYFMYFGEEREALNGSMPMVGWALLMGSAAAMLLGVINLFGIEGAAMAAAGALVN from the coding sequence ATGATCCAAGCTGACCTGAATGTCGTTCTTCCGGAGATCCTGCTGGCGGTCTTCGCGATGGCCGCCCTGATGGGCGGGGTCTACACGACCAAGGACCGCGCGGCGCCGGTGATCCTGTGGGCCACGTCGCTCGCCTTCGTGCTGCTGGCCGCGTGGATCGGCTTCAATGGCGAGGGCACGCAGACCGCCTTTGGCGGGGCCTTCATCGATGACGGCTTCTCGCGCTTTGCCAAGGTGATGATCCTGCTGTCCGCGGCGGCGATCCTGCTGTTGAGCCAGGATTTCATGGCCAAGCACGGCCTGTTCCGGTTCGAGTATCCGATCCTTGTCGCGCTCGCCGTGGTGGGCATGATGATGATGGTCTCCGCGGGCGATCTTATGGCGCTTTACATGGGGCTCGAGCTGCAGTCGTTGTCGCTCTACGTCGTGGCGTCGCTGCACCGAGACTCGCTTAAATCGACCGAGGCCGGACTGAAATACTTTGTCCTCGGCGCGCTGAGCTCGGGGATGCTGCTCTATGGTGCCTCGCTGGTCTACGGCTACGCCGGTACCACCCTGTTCGAGGGCATCCTGTCGACCATGGCCGAGGGCGAGAGCATCTCGCTGGGCCTGCTCTTCGGTCTGGTCTTCGTCTCTGCCGGCTTGGCCTTCAAGGTGTCCGCCGCGCCATTCCACATGTGGACGCCCGACGTCTACGAGGGCTCGCCGACGCCGATCACCGCCTTCTTTGCCACCGCCCCCAAGGTGGCGGCCATGGGGCTGTTCGCCCGGGTGGTGCATGACGCGTTTGGCGGTGCGGTCGCGGACTGGTCGCAGATCGTGGCCTTCCTGTCGGTCGTGTCGATGTTCCTGGGCGCAATCGCGGCCATCGGGCAGCGCGATATCAAACGCCTGATGGCCTATTCGTCCATCGCCCATATGGGCTTTGCGCTGATGGGGCTTGCCGCGGGGACCGCGGGCGGTGTGCAGGCGATGTTGGTCTATATGGCAATCTACGTGACGATGAACGTAGGCACCTTCGCCTTCATCCTGTCGATGGAAAAGGACGGCCAGCCCGTCACCGACATCGACGCGTTACAGAACTATTCCAAGCAGGAGCCGGGCCGCGCGCTGGCGATGCTGGTCTTGATGTTCTCTCTGGCAGGTATCCCGCCGCTCGTGGGCTTCTTCGGCAAGTTCTATGTGCTGCAGGCCGCCGTGGATGCGGGCATGGCGTGGCTTGCCATCGCGGGCGTGATCGCGTCGGTGATCGGCGCGTTCTACTACCTGCGCATTGTCTACTTCATGTATTTCGGCGAGGAGCGCGAGGCGCTCAACGGCTCCATGCCGATGGTTGGATGGGCGCTGCTCATGGGATCGGCGGCGGCGATGCTTCTGGGCGTCATCAACCTTTTCGGGATCGAGGGGGCGGCGATGGCGGCGGCGGGGGCTCTTGTCAACTGA
- a CDS encoding NADH-quinone oxidoreductase subunit M — MDNLLSLITFAPLVGALILALFLRGDDEAAQRNAKWLALITTSVVFLLSIFVYTGFDPANTGFQFVEEREWILGLNYKMGVDGISVTFVLLTTFLMPLVIASCWDVKTRVKDYMIAFLVLETLMLGVFCALDLILFYLFFEAGLIPMFLIIGIWGGANRIYASFKFFLYTLLGSVLMLIAMIAMYLDAGTTDIPTLLTHTFASESFPVAGITVVGGMQTLMWLAFFASFAVKMPMWPVHTWLPDAHVQAPTAGSVVLAAILLKMGGYGFLRFSLPMFPVGSDILGIYVLWMSVIAIIYTSLVALAQHDMKKLIAYSSVAHMGYVTMGIFAANQQGIDGAIFQMISHGFISGALFLCVGVIYDRMHTREIDAYGGLVNRMPAYALIFMLFTMANVGLPGTSGFVGEFLTLMGIFQVNTWIAVFATTGVILSAAYALWLYRRVVMGDLIKESLKSITDMTTRERAIFAPLVVMTILLGVYPALVLDLIGPSVEALVSNYDSALLDSGVRTAVAGN; from the coding sequence ATGGACAACCTTCTGTCACTCATCACCTTCGCGCCGCTGGTCGGTGCGCTGATCCTGGCGCTGTTCCTGCGCGGCGATGACGAGGCCGCGCAGCGCAACGCCAAGTGGCTGGCGCTGATCACCACCTCCGTGGTTTTCCTGCTGTCGATCTTCGTCTATACCGGGTTCGACCCTGCCAACACGGGCTTCCAGTTCGTTGAAGAGCGCGAGTGGATCCTGGGCCTGAACTACAAGATGGGCGTGGATGGCATCTCGGTCACCTTCGTGCTGCTGACCACCTTCCTGATGCCGCTGGTGATCGCGTCCTGCTGGGACGTGAAGACCCGGGTGAAGGACTACATGATCGCCTTCCTCGTGCTCGAGACCCTGATGCTGGGCGTCTTCTGCGCGCTGGACCTGATCCTGTTCTACCTGTTCTTCGAAGCAGGGCTGATCCCGATGTTCCTGATCATCGGCATCTGGGGCGGGGCGAACCGCATCTATGCGAGCTTCAAGTTCTTCCTCTACACGCTGCTGGGGTCCGTGCTGATGCTGATCGCGATGATCGCGATGTATCTGGACGCGGGCACCACCGACATCCCGACACTGCTGACCCACACCTTCGCGTCCGAGAGCTTCCCGGTCGCGGGCATCACCGTCGTGGGCGGGATGCAGACGTTGATGTGGCTGGCGTTTTTCGCGAGCTTCGCGGTGAAGATGCCGATGTGGCCGGTGCATACCTGGCTGCCGGATGCGCACGTGCAGGCGCCCACGGCGGGCTCGGTCGTGCTGGCGGCGATCTTGCTGAAAATGGGCGGCTACGGCTTCCTGCGCTTCTCGCTGCCGATGTTCCCCGTCGGCTCCGACATTCTGGGCATTTACGTGCTGTGGATGAGCGTCATTGCCATCATCTACACATCGCTGGTCGCACTGGCGCAGCATGACATGAAGAAACTCATCGCCTACTCCTCCGTGGCCCACATGGGCTACGTGACCATGGGCATTTTTGCGGCCAACCAGCAGGGCATCGACGGGGCGATCTTTCAGATGATCAGCCACGGCTTTATCTCCGGCGCGCTGTTTCTGTGTGTGGGCGTGATCTACGACCGGATGCACACCCGCGAGATTGACGCTTATGGCGGGCTGGTCAACCGCATGCCGGCCTACGCGCTGATCTTCATGCTGTTCACCATGGCCAATGTTGGCCTGCCGGGCACCTCGGGCTTTGTGGGGGAGTTCCTGACGCTGATGGGCATCTTCCAGGTGAACACCTGGATCGCGGTCTTCGCGACCACCGGCGTGATCCTGAGCGCGGCCTATGCGCTGTGGCTCTACCGCCGGGTTGTCATGGGCGATCTGATCAAGGAGAGCCTGAAGTCGATCACCGACATGACCACGCGCGAGCGCGCGATCTTCGCGCCGCTGGTGGTGATGACGATCCTCTTGGGCGTCTACCCCGCGCTGGTGCTGGACCTGATCGGGCCCAGCGTCGAGGCGCTGGTAAGCAACTATGACAGCGCGCTGCTTGACAGCGGCGTGCGCACGGCTGTGGCCGGGAATTAA